In Lytechinus variegatus isolate NC3 chromosome 18, Lvar_3.0, whole genome shotgun sequence, a single genomic region encodes these proteins:
- the LOC121405593 gene encoding uncharacterized protein LOC121405593, with protein sequence MDGAASGSPPPVYHEISPVMLWMRRIFSAVTIIMVALAMLFCLIQGKTDSTFYLLFVNLVISCVIISFLLWWYRTGDLSANRFWFIILVASVIIFQCITTDIFVFNHEKTIVPVTTTAQPTTYTIGPTNMTTHHTTPKAPYQNKMDGMFIQGAAPP encoded by the exons ATGGACGGTGCAGCGTCAGGGTCACCGCCTCCAGTTTATCATGAAATTTCACCAGTAATG TTATGGATGCGGAGGATATTTTCAGCTGTCACGATTATCATGGTGGCG CTTGCCATGTTATTCTGTCTGATACAAGGGAAAACAGACAGCACCTTTTATCTTCTCTTTGTGAATCTTGTCATCAGCTGTGTAATCATATCCTTTCTG CTTTGGTGGTACAGAACTGGAGATTTG AGTGCGAATAGATTCTGGTTCATCATCCTCGTCGCGAGTGTCATCATCTTCCAGTGCATCACGACCGACATCTTCGTCTTCAACCACGAGAAGACCATCGTCCCCGTCACCACCACCGCCCAGCCGACGACCTACACGATAGGCCCGACCAACATGACCACACACCATACCACTCCCAAAGCCCCCTACCAGAATAAAATGGATGGTATGTTTATACAAGGAGCAGCTCCTCCCTAG
- the LOC121431988 gene encoding nodal homolog → MHLSSHLHLAAIVCICITSSSAFFAPFLHETASALTDDVVTSTRTRRNTLPLSTPDVLDHGLANGIQHVDKNSSTMFMVELFESLYTGHNLVNPSKEECRAIEEADTVRSYIGVVEDVRSSSDLAMTWQTSFPTFDHPIDEAVHLAELRVRLNTTFDHPSRRFVIQLHQWVNVSCDEDLCQQRKLIHSRNIDARHDDFDGREVFDITKVVHQWIAMTNDATSPVEYSIELRAKPIVEQAADHDMEVLKALIAADIHEYVDIEVDSNDVPIFGDVDSSTSPLTVNDVTLVVFSRAPSSPIILSDAYNSVRARTRRSTDEARRRKKEKEQRKHQRDEHKQRLADKLRQERERSGPCRRVDMDVDFGRIGWDEWIIYPKQFNAYRCVGTCAGPLDSGDNPSNHAIMQDLIRLKQPERRTPEPCCIPTKLKPLSMLYFEEGSVLVRHHEDMIVQECGCR, encoded by the exons ATGCATCTCTCATCTCATCTCCACCTGGCGGCAATCGTCTGCATCTGCATCACCTCATCGAGTGCCTTCTTCGCGCCGTTCCTTCACGAGACGGCCTCTGCACTGACAGACGACGTCGTCACCTCGACCCGCACCAGGAGGAATACTTTACCGCTCAGCACACCTGATGTCCTCGACCACGGGCTCGCCAACGGGATCCAGCATGTGGATAAGAACTCGTCAACCATGTTCATGGTGGAATTGTTTGAATCTCTTTACACTGGACATAATCTTGTTAACCCTTCCAAGGAGGAATGCCGTGCCATTGAGGAAGCGGACACCGTTCGGAGCTACATTGGTGTCGTAGAAG atGTAAGATCATCTTCGGATCTTGCGATGACATGGCAGACCTCCTTCCCGACATTCGACCACCCCATCGACGAGGCCGTCCATCTCGCTGAGCTCCGAGTCCGACTCAATACTACCTTCGACCACCCGTCTCGCCGATTCGTCATCCAACTCCACCAGTGGGTCAACGTCTCCTGCGACGAGGACTTGTGTCAACAACGCAAGCTGATCCACTCAAGGAACATCGACGCTCGCCACGACGACTTCGATGGCCGAGAGGTGTTCGACATCACCAAGGTCGTCCACCAGTGGATCGCAATGACCAATGACGCAACATCACCAGTCGAGTACAGCATCGAACTTCGAGCCAAACCAATCGTCGAACAAGCCGCTGACCACGACATGGAAGTACTCAAAGCCCTCATCGCAGCCGATATTCACGAATACGTCGACATTGAAGTGGACTCAAATGATGTTCCCATCTTCGGCGACGTCGACTCATCTACCAGTCCGCTCACCGTCAACGACGTCACGCTCGTTGTCTTCTCCCGTGCACCAAGTTCGCCGATCATCCTCTCCGACGCTTACAACTCAGTGCGTGCCCGTACTCGTCGATCAACAGACGAAGCTCGCCGACGCAAGAAGGAGAAGGAACAACGCAAACACCAACGTGACGAACACAAGCAGAGGTTGGCCGACAAGCTCCGACAGGAACGTGAACGCAGTGGACCTTGCCGTCGTGTTGATATGGACGTCGACTTCGGTCGCATCGGCTGGGACGAGTGGATCATCTACCCAAAGCAGTTCAACGCCTACCGTTGCGTCGGGACCTGTGCTGGACCTCTGGATAGCGGCGACAACCCAAGCAACCACGCCATCATGCAGGATCTTATCCGACTCAAACAACCCGAGAGGAGGACACCAGAGCCCTGCTGCATACCTACCAAACTCAAACCACTCAGCATGCTCTACTTCGAAGAGGGATCCGTCTTGGTGCGTCACCACGAGGACATGATCGTACAGGAGTGCGGTTGCCGGTAA